A genomic stretch from Xenopus laevis strain J_2021 chromosome 6S, Xenopus_laevis_v10.1, whole genome shotgun sequence includes:
- the twist1.S gene encoding twist-related protein, protein MMQEESSSPVSPVDSLSNSEEELDKQQSKRGCRKRRSARKSPEDPDSPISVKRNKKASSTGSSPQSFEELQSQRVMANVRERQRTQSLNEAFSSLRKIIPTLPSDKLSKIQTLKLASRYIDFLCQVLQSDELDSKMASCSYVAHERLSYAFSVWRMEGAWSMSASH, encoded by the coding sequence ATGATGCAGGAAGAGTCCAGCTCGCCAGTCTCCCCAGTAGACAGTCTGAGTAACAGCGAGGAAGAGCTTGACAAGCAGCAGAGCAAGAGGGGATGCAGAAAGAGGCGATCTGCTAGGAAAAGCCCCGAGGATCCCGACAGTCCGATCTCAGTGAAGCGCAACAAGAAGGCGAGCAGCACCGGCAGTAGCCCCCAGTCCTTTGAGGAGCTGCAGAGTCAGAGGGTCATGGCCAATGTCAGGGAGCGTCAGAGGACTCAGTCCCTCAACGAAGCCTTCTCGTCCTTGAGAAAGATCATCCCCACCCTCCCCTCGGACAAACTGAGTAAAATCCAAACGCTCAAACTGGCCTCCAGATACATCGACTTTCTCTGCCAGGTCTTACAGAGCGACGAGCTGGACTCCAAAATGGCCAGCTGCAGTTATGTGGCCCATGAGAGGCTCAGCTATGCCTTCTCCGTGTGGAGGATGGAGGGAGCCTGGTCCATGTCTGCATCTCACTAA